Proteins encoded together in one Portunus trituberculatus isolate SZX2019 chromosome 39, ASM1759143v1, whole genome shotgun sequence window:
- the LOC123515398 gene encoding synaptogyrin-like isoform X2 yields the protein MMEEGVYGGGKAGAPFDPLTFVQRPQVILRAVSWLFSVIIFGCISSQGWTLNKEGKEECLYNGDSNACNYGVGISVIAFLASIGFIAGEYFFEQMSSVKTRKRYVMADMGFSAFWSFLYFVGFCYLTNQWSKSPERPFGTSNMQAAITFSFFAIFPWAGAAYLAFLRYKQGSDQAFAPSYEAEPNTTGGYNSYPDATDPDGGYSQPPFSGQPSQPQSAGMQQQLPY from the exons ATGATGGAGGAGGGGGTGTACGGCGGTGGCAAAGCGGGGGCGCCTTTTGACCCGCTCACCTTTGTCCAGCGGCCTCAAGTGATCCTCAGGGCAGTGTCATGG ctCTTTTCGGTCATCATCTTTGGCTGCATCTCATCACAAGGCTGGACTttgaacaaagaaggaaaagaagagtgtCTCTACAATGGAGATAGTAATGCCTGCAATTATGGGGTTGGAATCTCTGTTATTGCATTCTTGGCCTCCATTGGCTTTATTGCCGGGGAGTATTTCTTTGAACAGATGTCCTCAGTCAAGACACGGAAACGCTATGTTATGGCAGACATGGGTTTTTCAG CATTTTGGTCTTTCCTGTACTTTGTGGGATTCTGTTACTTGACCAATCAGTGGAGCAAGTCTCCTGAAAGACCATTTGGAACAAGCAACATGCAGGCAGCCATCACATTTAGCTTCTTTGCAATCTTTCCATGG gCTGGTGCTGCTTACCTTGCTTTTCTGAGGTACAAACAAGGATCAGATCAAGCTTTTGCCCCAAGCTATGAGGCTGAACCAAACACCACTGGGGGTTACAACAGTTACCCTGATGCCACAGATCCAGATGGAGGCTACTCTCAGCCCCCATTTAGTGGACAGCCTTCCCAGCCTCAGTCAG CAGGTATGCAGCAGCAGCTCCCTTATTAA
- the LOC123515398 gene encoding synaptogyrin-like isoform X3 translates to MMEEGVYGGGKAGAPFDPLTFVQRPQVILRAVSWLFSVIIFGCISSQGWTLNKEGKEECLYNGDSNACNYGVGISVIAFLASIGFIAGEYFFEQMSSVKTRKRYVMADMGFSAFWSFLYFVGFCYLTNQWSKSPERPFGTSNMQAAITFSFFAIFPWAGAAYLAFLRYKQGSDQAFAPSYEAEPNTTGGYNSYPDATDPDGGYSQPPFSGQPSQPQSGMQQQLPY, encoded by the exons ATGATGGAGGAGGGGGTGTACGGCGGTGGCAAAGCGGGGGCGCCTTTTGACCCGCTCACCTTTGTCCAGCGGCCTCAAGTGATCCTCAGGGCAGTGTCATGG ctCTTTTCGGTCATCATCTTTGGCTGCATCTCATCACAAGGCTGGACTttgaacaaagaaggaaaagaagagtgtCTCTACAATGGAGATAGTAATGCCTGCAATTATGGGGTTGGAATCTCTGTTATTGCATTCTTGGCCTCCATTGGCTTTATTGCCGGGGAGTATTTCTTTGAACAGATGTCCTCAGTCAAGACACGGAAACGCTATGTTATGGCAGACATGGGTTTTTCAG CATTTTGGTCTTTCCTGTACTTTGTGGGATTCTGTTACTTGACCAATCAGTGGAGCAAGTCTCCTGAAAGACCATTTGGAACAAGCAACATGCAGGCAGCCATCACATTTAGCTTCTTTGCAATCTTTCCATGG gCTGGTGCTGCTTACCTTGCTTTTCTGAGGTACAAACAAGGATCAGATCAAGCTTTTGCCCCAAGCTATGAGGCTGAACCAAACACCACTGGGGGTTACAACAGTTACCCTGATGCCACAGATCCAGATGGAGGCTACTCTCAGCCCCCATTTAGTGGACAGCCTTCCCAGCCTCAGTCAG GTATGCAGCAGCAGCTCCCTTATTAA
- the LOC123515398 gene encoding synaptogyrin-like isoform X1 — protein sequence MMEEGVYGGGKAGAPFDPLTFVQRPQVILRAVSWLFSVIIFGCISSQGWTLNKEGKEECLYNGDSNACNYGVGISVIAFLASIGFIAGEYFFEQMSSVKTRKRYVMADMGFSAFWSFLYFVGFCYLTNQWSKSPERPFGTSNMQAAITFSFFAIFPWAGAAYLAFLRYKQGSDQAFAPSYEAEPNTTGGYNSYPDATDPDGGYSQPPFSGQPSQPQSGTGTATVDFGYQSQSQA from the exons ATGATGGAGGAGGGGGTGTACGGCGGTGGCAAAGCGGGGGCGCCTTTTGACCCGCTCACCTTTGTCCAGCGGCCTCAAGTGATCCTCAGGGCAGTGTCATGG ctCTTTTCGGTCATCATCTTTGGCTGCATCTCATCACAAGGCTGGACTttgaacaaagaaggaaaagaagagtgtCTCTACAATGGAGATAGTAATGCCTGCAATTATGGGGTTGGAATCTCTGTTATTGCATTCTTGGCCTCCATTGGCTTTATTGCCGGGGAGTATTTCTTTGAACAGATGTCCTCAGTCAAGACACGGAAACGCTATGTTATGGCAGACATGGGTTTTTCAG CATTTTGGTCTTTCCTGTACTTTGTGGGATTCTGTTACTTGACCAATCAGTGGAGCAAGTCTCCTGAAAGACCATTTGGAACAAGCAACATGCAGGCAGCCATCACATTTAGCTTCTTTGCAATCTTTCCATGG gCTGGTGCTGCTTACCTTGCTTTTCTGAGGTACAAACAAGGATCAGATCAAGCTTTTGCCCCAAGCTATGAGGCTGAACCAAACACCACTGGGGGTTACAACAGTTACCCTGATGCCACAGATCCAGATGGAGGCTACTCTCAGCCCCCATTTAGTGGACAGCCTTCCCAGCCTCAGTCAGGTACTGGAACTGCTACTGTGGATTTTGGCTACCAGTCACAGTCTCAGGCATGA